The proteins below are encoded in one region of Sulfitobacter sp. SK012:
- the greA gene encoding transcription elongation factor GreA, whose amino-acid sequence MEKIPMTRSGATALETELKHLKTVERPSIIKAIAEAREHGDLSENAEYHSAKEKQSFIEGRVKELEGAISLADVIDPAKLSGTIKFGALVTVVDEDTDEEKTYQIVGEYEAKIEDGLLNIKSPIARALIGKDEGDSVEVRTPGGIKSYEVLKIVYA is encoded by the coding sequence ATGGAAAAGATCCCGATGACCCGCTCAGGCGCTACAGCGCTTGAAACCGAATTGAAGCATCTGAAAACTGTCGAACGTCCTTCGATTATTAAGGCGATTGCAGAGGCGCGCGAACATGGCGACCTGTCAGAGAACGCGGAATACCACTCAGCGAAAGAAAAGCAGTCCTTTATTGAGGGGCGCGTCAAAGAGCTTGAGGGTGCAATTTCCCTCGCAGACGTTATCGATCCGGCCAAACTTTCGGGCACCATCAAGTTCGGCGCGCTCGTGACAGTAGTGGACGAAGACACTGACGAGGAAAAAACCTATCAAATCGTTGGCGAGTATGAAGCCAAAATCGAAGACGGGCTTTTGAACATCAAATCGCCGATCGCCCGCGCTCTTATTGGCAAGGACGAAGGCGACAGCGTCGAAGTCCGCACCCCCGGCGGCATTAAATCCTACGAGGTCCTGAAAATCGTTTACGCCTGA
- a CDS encoding VOC family protein, producing the protein MPAMLEHANYTVSDPAATAAWMADIFGWHLRWEGDAMAGGHTKHVGTDSHYVALYSPGAQTAKEANTYLTTGGLNHIAVVVEDLDATERAVIAKGFKTGNHADYEPGKRFYFHDADGIEYEVVQYI; encoded by the coding sequence ATGCCCGCAATGCTTGAACACGCCAACTACACCGTTTCAGACCCCGCCGCGACGGCCGCATGGATGGCAGATATTTTTGGATGGCACCTACGCTGGGAAGGTGACGCCATGGCTGGCGGCCACACAAAACACGTCGGTACTGACAGCCACTATGTCGCCCTCTACTCTCCGGGTGCGCAAACCGCCAAGGAAGCCAACACTTATCTCACCACGGGTGGGCTAAATCACATCGCTGTGGTGGTCGAAGACCTTGATGCGACTGAACGTGCGGTGATCGCCAAAGGCTTCAAAACCGGCAATCATGCAGATTATGAGCCCGGCAAACGGTTCTATTTCCACGACGCAGATGGGATCGAATACGAGGTCGTTCAATACATCTGA
- the soxR gene encoding redox-sensitive transcriptional activator SoxR: MAVNDGLSIGALARRTGLAVSAIRYYEAQGLIKPWRNGGGQRRFERADLRRLSFVMIAQQFGFTLPQIKAELDLLPGGRTPTKADWARISEGFRAALDSRIATLTKLRDNLDGCIGCGCLSLEACALYNPVDKAATKGPGPRYLMGDSPE; this comes from the coding sequence ATGGCGGTAAATGATGGGCTTTCAATCGGCGCGCTGGCACGGCGCACGGGTCTTGCGGTGTCTGCAATCCGGTATTATGAGGCGCAGGGATTGATCAAACCTTGGCGCAATGGTGGGGGACAGCGGAGATTTGAGCGCGCGGATTTGCGGCGGCTCAGCTTTGTGATGATCGCCCAGCAGTTTGGATTTACCCTGCCGCAGATCAAGGCCGAACTGGACCTTCTGCCGGGCGGGCGCACACCAACCAAGGCGGATTGGGCGCGGATCAGCGAAGGGTTTCGCGCAGCCCTTGATAGCCGCATCGCCACGCTCACAAAGCTGCGCGACAATCTGGACGGCTGCATCGGTTGCGGTTGCTTAAGCCTTGAAGCCTGTGCGCTTTATAACCCAGTGGACAAGGCAGCGACCAAGGGGCCGGGGCCGCGATATTTGATGGGCGACAGCCCGGAATGA
- a CDS encoding DUF2927 domain-containing protein, translated as MRKSMLALSAALTLGLGLSLGGARAADEISDATMILNAKSNTIKKWHYSPRFVVVHDRPVDREAFADVAEFIRDTTGLAMDPPDFVHLASDTLADRFYTESHYAPRRTDAGRMTSDLLIAGHEDLNLTANVFVFMVSPPLASHLMLLTAWGRSSSNLPRAYAQGSGPCYFNVLSNADSIHFGTIVISPDIAPTMQASCIYEEMTQAMGLMNDAQNSPFFTYDNLDEDKPRTYDRRLLAALYNADVTNGDAVEKVLGIYAKQH; from the coding sequence ATGCGAAAATCGATGCTGGCATTGTCGGCAGCTTTGACCTTGGGCTTAGGGTTAAGCCTCGGGGGCGCACGCGCGGCTGATGAAATCTCAGACGCGACGATGATCCTTAATGCCAAGTCGAATACCATCAAGAAATGGCACTACAGCCCGCGATTTGTTGTTGTGCACGACCGGCCTGTGGACCGCGAAGCATTTGCAGATGTGGCGGAATTTATCCGCGACACCACCGGGCTTGCGATGGACCCCCCGGATTTTGTGCACCTTGCGAGCGATACTTTGGCGGACCGGTTCTACACCGAGTCGCATTACGCGCCGCGCCGAACGGATGCTGGGCGTATGACGTCGGATCTGTTGATCGCAGGGCACGAAGATCTCAACCTAACGGCCAACGTCTTTGTGTTCATGGTTTCGCCGCCGCTCGCGTCCCATTTGATGTTGCTGACGGCGTGGGGGCGGTCGTCTTCGAACTTGCCACGTGCTTATGCGCAGGGCAGTGGGCCGTGTTATTTCAACGTCTTATCGAACGCGGACAGCATCCATTTTGGCACCATTGTGATTTCACCCGACATTGCGCCCACCATGCAGGCGTCCTGCATCTATGAGGAAATGACACAGGCCATGGGTCTGATGAATGACGCACAAAATTCGCCGTTCTTTACCTATGACAACTTGGATGAAGATAAACCGCGCACCTATGACCGCCGGTTGTTGGCGGCGCTTTACAACGCGGATGTGACAAATGGTGATGCGGTGGAAAAAGTTCTGGGGATTTACGCCAAGCAGCATTAA
- a CDS encoding electron transfer flavoprotein-ubiquinone oxidoreductase: MAEIEREAMEYDVVIVGAGPAGLSAAIRLKQLDGDCNVVVLEKGSEVGAHILSGAVLDTCGLDALMPDWKEKGAPITVPVKKDNFYMLGEAGQIRIPNFPMPPLMNNHGNYIVSMGNVCRWMAEQAEEMGVEIFPGMSCSEIVYGDKGEVKGVVAGEMGLGADGKPGPNYEPGMELHGKYVFLGEGVRGSLSKQVIEKFDLAKGKEVQKYGLGMKEIWEIDPAKHKEGTVTHTMGWPLGKNAGGGSFIYHLDNNQVYVGFVVHLGYKNPHLFPYMEFQRFKHHPMIADLLEGGKRVAYGARAITEGGYQSMPKMVAPGVALLGCSVGMVNVPRIKGNHNAMLSGKAAAEAAMAAIKADRAGDELNDYEVDVRTGSIGDDLKKVRNVKPLWSKYGMTASLALGGMDMWTNTLGFSLLGTLPHGKSDAEVTEKASMHKKIDYPKPDGKLSFDRLTNVAFSFTNHEESQPAHLTLKDPKVPVDVNLAEYAGPSARYCPAGVYEFVEEAGKEPRFVINFQNCVHCKTCDIKDPSQNIVWTTPQGGDGPNYPNM; encoded by the coding sequence ATGGCCGAGATTGAACGCGAAGCAATGGAATATGACGTTGTAATCGTTGGGGCCGGGCCTGCCGGCCTTTCGGCTGCGATCCGGCTCAAGCAATTGGATGGAGATTGCAATGTGGTCGTGCTGGAAAAAGGTTCTGAGGTTGGCGCACATATCCTCTCGGGCGCGGTGCTGGACACCTGCGGCCTTGATGCGTTGATGCCCGACTGGAAAGAAAAAGGCGCGCCGATCACGGTGCCTGTCAAAAAAGACAACTTTTACATGTTGGGCGAAGCGGGACAGATACGCATTCCCAATTTCCCAATGCCGCCGTTGATGAACAACCACGGCAACTACATTGTCTCGATGGGCAATGTGTGTCGCTGGATGGCAGAACAAGCCGAAGAAATGGGCGTCGAGATATTCCCCGGCATGTCGTGTTCTGAAATCGTTTATGGCGACAAAGGCGAAGTCAAAGGCGTCGTTGCTGGTGAGATGGGCTTGGGGGCGGATGGCAAGCCCGGACCAAACTATGAGCCCGGCATGGAATTGCACGGGAAGTATGTGTTCTTGGGCGAGGGCGTGCGGGGCAGCCTTTCAAAGCAGGTGATCGAAAAATTCGATCTGGCGAAAGGCAAAGAGGTCCAGAAATACGGTCTGGGCATGAAAGAAATTTGGGAAATCGACCCTGCAAAGCACAAAGAAGGCACCGTGACCCACACGATGGGTTGGCCTTTGGGCAAGAACGCCGGGGGCGGATCCTTTATCTATCACCTTGATAACAATCAAGTATACGTGGGTTTCGTGGTGCATTTGGGCTATAAGAACCCTCATCTGTTTCCTTACATGGAATTCCAACGCTTTAAGCATCACCCGATGATTGCTGACTTGCTGGAGGGTGGCAAACGCGTGGCGTATGGCGCGCGTGCAATCACAGAAGGTGGCTATCAGTCGATGCCCAAAATGGTGGCACCCGGTGTGGCGCTGTTGGGTTGTTCGGTTGGGATGGTCAACGTCCCGCGCATCAAGGGTAACCACAACGCGATGCTGTCTGGCAAAGCGGCGGCAGAGGCTGCAATGGCTGCGATCAAGGCCGATCGTGCGGGCGATGAGCTAAATGATTATGAGGTCGACGTTCGCACAGGGTCCATTGGCGATGACCTCAAGAAAGTCCGCAATGTTAAACCGCTTTGGTCCAAATACGGGATGACGGCTTCGCTCGCTTTGGGTGGTATGGACATGTGGACCAACACTCTGGGCTTTTCATTGTTGGGCACGTTGCCGCATGGCAAATCAGATGCTGAAGTGACTGAAAAAGCCAGCATGCACAAAAAGATAGACTACCCCAAGCCCGACGGAAAACTGTCATTCGATCGGCTGACCAATGTCGCTTTCAGTTTTACCAATCACGAAGAAAGCCAGCCTGCGCATCTGACGCTCAAGGACCCGAAGGTTCCTGTGGATGTCAATCTGGCGGAGTATGCAGGGCCGTCCGCGCGGTACTGTCCGGCTGGGGTTTATGAGTTTGTAGAGGAGGCTGGCAAAGAACCGCGTTTTGTCATCAACTTCCAAAACTGTGTGCATTGTAAGACCTGTGATATCAAAGACCCAAGCCAGAACATCGTCTGGACCACGCCGCAGGGCGGAGATGGGCCAAACTACCCGAATATGTGA
- a CDS encoding tetratricopeptide repeat protein, protein MHFLKKSTRIALVALGISFAVPAAAQSLAGDYLAARHAAARNDYGAAARYFSEALAQDPANAELMENAALSYLSLGLVDQAIPLAQALEETGQRSQGGRLILTAGLINAGDYAALQNREMDTQGIGPWVDGLVKAWSFIGSGDVPAALAVFDGLSAEAGMQGFVQYHKALALASVGQYAEAEALFAAGAPGRAANTRRGVMARTEILSQLGRNEDALIAIRQNFGDATDPELDTMIAKLEADETVPFTHITSARDGLAEVFFTFGAVLRSEQAGDYYTMLYARTARYLRPDHVDALLLTADLLESLGQYELAIEEYKAVPAGSPAYHAAELGRADGLRRLDKPTQAIEVLEQLTRSHGNLAVVHSTLGDLLRGQDDFDAAILSYNRALELTPEGARARWRLFYSRGIAEERSGNWTNSEADFRASLALNPNQPQVLNYLGYSLVEQNVKLDEALEMIERAVAAAPDSGYIVDSLGWAYYRLGRYEEAVVQMERAVELIAVDPVVNDHLGDVYWAVDRKREAQFQWSRALSLAKTPDTDSEVDPDRIRAKLADGLDKVLADEGAPPLKVADDK, encoded by the coding sequence ATGCATTTTCTGAAGAAATCGACCCGTATCGCCCTCGTGGCATTGGGCATATCATTTGCAGTTCCGGCAGCGGCGCAATCGCTTGCTGGTGATTACCTTGCAGCGCGCCATGCGGCGGCCCGCAATGACTACGGCGCGGCGGCGCGGTATTTCTCTGAGGCGCTAGCGCAAGACCCGGCCAACGCAGAGCTGATGGAAAACGCGGCCCTGTCTTACTTGTCACTTGGCCTTGTTGATCAAGCGATCCCTCTGGCGCAGGCTTTGGAAGAAACCGGCCAGCGCAGTCAGGGCGGACGTCTTATCCTGACAGCAGGCCTGATCAATGCGGGCGACTATGCGGCCCTTCAAAATCGCGAAATGGACACCCAAGGGATTGGTCCTTGGGTTGATGGTTTGGTCAAAGCGTGGAGCTTTATTGGTTCGGGTGACGTGCCTGCAGCACTTGCGGTGTTTGACGGATTGTCAGCCGAAGCGGGGATGCAAGGATTTGTGCAGTATCACAAGGCTTTGGCACTCGCGAGTGTCGGGCAATATGCCGAAGCAGAAGCTTTGTTTGCAGCTGGTGCTCCAGGTCGGGCAGCCAACACGCGGCGCGGCGTAATGGCGCGCACCGAGATACTGTCTCAGCTAGGGCGCAACGAGGACGCCTTGATAGCGATCCGTCAGAATTTTGGGGATGCGACGGATCCAGAGCTGGATACGATGATCGCCAAGCTTGAGGCAGATGAAACCGTGCCATTTACCCATATCACTTCAGCCAGAGACGGTCTGGCAGAGGTGTTCTTTACGTTCGGCGCTGTGCTGCGTTCTGAGCAGGCGGGCGACTATTACACCATGCTATACGCGCGGACTGCACGGTACTTGCGCCCTGATCACGTTGATGCGCTTTTGTTGACGGCGGACTTACTGGAGTCGCTCGGACAGTATGAGTTGGCGATTGAAGAATACAAAGCCGTTCCCGCAGGCAGTCCAGCTTACCACGCAGCAGAGCTGGGGCGTGCTGACGGGTTGCGCCGTCTTGATAAACCTACGCAGGCCATTGAGGTGCTGGAGCAGCTGACGCGCAGCCACGGTAATCTGGCGGTAGTGCATTCCACGCTTGGCGACTTACTGCGTGGCCAAGATGATTTCGACGCAGCGATCCTGTCTTACAACCGCGCGCTTGAGCTTACACCCGAAGGGGCACGCGCCCGCTGGCGGTTGTTTTATTCGCGTGGCATTGCCGAGGAACGTTCAGGAAATTGGACAAACTCGGAGGCGGATTTCCGAGCGTCGTTGGCGTTAAATCCAAATCAACCTCAGGTGCTCAACTATCTGGGCTATTCACTGGTGGAGCAGAACGTAAAACTCGATGAAGCGCTTGAGATGATCGAGCGTGCGGTCGCGGCTGCTCCTGACAGTGGCTATATTGTGGATTCGCTTGGTTGGGCGTATTACCGTCTGGGTCGCTATGAAGAAGCCGTTGTGCAGATGGAGCGCGCGGTCGAACTGATCGCTGTCGATCCGGTGGTCAATGACCATCTGGGGGATGTCTATTGGGCCGTGGACCGCAAGCGTGAGGCGCAGTTCCAGTGGAGCCGTGCCTTGTCGCTTGCCAAAACACCAGACACCGATAGTGAGGTTGATCCCGACCGTATCCGTGCAAAGCTGGCGGATGGATTGGACAAAGTTCTGGCTGATGAAGGTGCGCCGCCCCTCAAGGTTGCAGATGACAAATGA
- a CDS encoding 4-(cytidine 5'-diphospho)-2-C-methyl-D-erythritol kinase codes for MTNEAFAPAKINLTLHVTGQRPDGYHLLDSLVVFADIGDRLWFEQGPELSLEVTGPFAKGVPCDARNLVWQAAFQAGWSGQITLEKNLPHGAGIGGGSADAAAVLRSLDAPQHALCLGADVPVCLSTFPQRMSGIGEQLCPVPDLPEMWVVLVNPGVHVPTPQVFAGLASKQNPAMPDSLEGWQSVQTFATWLAHQRNDLQAVAQTQTPEISEVLSALGDALIARMSGSGATCFGVYSSAAMARLAAEKIRKQHSDWWVADGKVLS; via the coding sequence ATGACAAATGAGGCGTTTGCGCCGGCTAAGATCAACCTAACCCTGCACGTCACGGGCCAACGACCCGATGGCTACCATCTGCTTGATTCTTTGGTTGTTTTTGCAGATATCGGCGATCGACTATGGTTCGAACAAGGACCGGAATTGTCGCTGGAAGTGACAGGCCCTTTTGCCAAGGGGGTCCCCTGCGACGCCCGTAATCTCGTTTGGCAGGCCGCATTTCAAGCGGGGTGGTCAGGTCAAATCACGCTCGAAAAAAACCTACCACATGGGGCTGGTATTGGCGGTGGATCAGCAGATGCTGCTGCGGTGCTGCGAAGCTTGGACGCGCCACAACACGCACTTTGTCTTGGGGCAGATGTGCCGGTATGCCTGTCGACGTTTCCGCAGCGGATGTCAGGCATCGGTGAGCAACTTTGCCCTGTTCCAGACCTTCCAGAAATGTGGGTTGTTCTGGTTAATCCAGGTGTCCATGTCCCAACACCGCAGGTCTTCGCAGGGCTTGCGTCAAAACAAAACCCGGCAATGCCCGATTCGCTTGAGGGCTGGCAATCTGTTCAAACATTTGCCACTTGGCTCGCGCATCAGCGCAATGATTTGCAAGCGGTGGCCCAAACCCAAACACCGGAAATATCAGAGGTGTTATCAGCACTGGGGGACGCGCTGATTGCGCGGATGTCAGGTTCGGGTGCCACATGCTTTGGGGTCTATTCAAGCGCTGCCATGGCCCGCCTGGCGGCTGAAAAGATACGCAAGCAACACAGCGATTGGTGGGTCGCTGACGGCAAAGTCCTTAGTTAA
- a CDS encoding polyprenyl synthetase family protein: MKADATQKPHDQLAEWLATDLDAVNELIREKMASRHAPRIPEVTAHLVEAGGKRLRPMLTLAAAHLCGYSGPYHIHLAATVEFIHTATLLHDDVVDESAQRRGRPTANLLWDNKSSVLVGDYLFSRSFQLMTETGSMAVLSILANASATIAEGEVLQLTAAQNLATDEDIYLQVVRGKTAALFSAATEVGGVIADAPEAHVRALFDYGDALGIAFQIVDDLLDYQGDASATGKNIGDDFRERKLTLPVIKAVAKADAEERAFWSRTIEKGRQGDGDLDHAMALLNKHGTMAETKNDAVAWAEKAKDALSGLPDHELKNMLHDLADYVVSRIN, from the coding sequence ATGAAAGCCGACGCGACGCAAAAACCACATGACCAATTGGCAGAGTGGCTGGCCACCGACCTTGACGCGGTTAACGAACTTATCCGTGAAAAAATGGCCTCCCGACATGCCCCACGCATCCCAGAAGTGACGGCGCATCTGGTCGAGGCGGGCGGCAAGCGATTGCGTCCGATGCTGACACTCGCGGCGGCCCATCTGTGTGGCTACAGCGGGCCCTACCACATCCATTTGGCCGCCACGGTCGAGTTTATTCACACCGCGACCCTTCTGCATGACGACGTGGTCGATGAGAGCGCGCAGCGGCGCGGGCGGCCGACGGCAAACCTATTGTGGGACAACAAATCCTCCGTTCTGGTCGGCGATTACCTATTCTCTCGTAGCTTTCAATTGATGACCGAAACCGGGTCGATGGCAGTCCTGTCGATCTTGGCCAATGCATCGGCCACCATTGCCGAAGGCGAAGTCTTGCAGCTGACCGCAGCGCAGAACTTGGCGACCGATGAAGATATCTATCTACAGGTTGTCCGCGGCAAAACCGCAGCGCTGTTTTCAGCGGCGACCGAAGTGGGCGGTGTGATCGCAGACGCGCCCGAAGCCCATGTGCGTGCGCTTTTTGACTATGGTGATGCGCTTGGCATCGCATTCCAGATTGTGGATGATTTGCTGGATTATCAAGGTGATGCCAGCGCGACCGGCAAAAATATTGGCGATGATTTCCGCGAGCGCAAGCTGACCTTGCCTGTCATCAAAGCCGTCGCAAAAGCAGACGCCGAAGAGCGCGCGTTCTGGAGCCGCACGATCGAGAAAGGCCGCCAAGGCGATGGTGATCTGGATCACGCGATGGCGCTTTTGAATAAGCACGGCACAATGGCTGAAACGAAAAATGATGCCGTTGCATGGGCCGAAAAAGCAAAAGACGCTTTGTCTGGCCTCCCGGATCATGAGCTGAAAAACATGCTGCATGATTTGGCAGACTACGTGGTTAGTCGGATTAACTAA
- a CDS encoding putative signal transducing protein translates to MKELLRSTDPTIIAFATALLQGEDIACFDLDVNMSVLEGGIGIFPRRLMVREDDLTAAQRVMRDNEIPHGR, encoded by the coding sequence ATGAAGGAACTTTTGCGCAGCACCGATCCAACGATCATTGCCTTTGCTACCGCCCTCTTACAGGGCGAGGATATAGCCTGCTTCGATCTCGACGTAAACATGAGCGTGCTTGAAGGAGGCATCGGGATTTTCCCACGCCGACTGATGGTTCGGGAGGATGATCTGACCGCTGCCCAGCGCGTCATGCGGGACAATGAGATTCCGCACGGGCGTTGA
- a CDS encoding tRNA1(Val) (adenine(37)-N6)-methyltransferase — translation MSDLTHDAFLGGLLHLWQPRTGYRAGVDPVLLSASVKAHAGQRVLELGCGVGAAILCLGARVPGLLLTGVERDASYAALAVRNSDALEVFTCDITGMPADLRQRQFDHVLANPPYYDRAASVAARNPAREGALGEDTPLAEWVQIAAKRLAPKGYAHFIHRAERLPDIFAALPSGMGSVEVLPISPRAGRAAELVLVRARKNGRAAFRLHPQLVMHRDDVHQDGDRYVDSVRAVLRGGKALEF, via the coding sequence TTGAGCGATTTAACCCATGACGCGTTTCTGGGCGGGTTGTTGCATTTGTGGCAACCGCGCACTGGCTACCGTGCTGGGGTTGATCCGGTCCTGCTTTCCGCGAGTGTCAAAGCACATGCCGGCCAACGCGTGCTTGAGCTGGGCTGTGGCGTGGGCGCTGCAATTTTGTGTCTTGGCGCACGTGTGCCCGGTCTTTTGCTGACGGGGGTTGAGCGAGATGCGAGTTATGCCGCCCTTGCCGTACGCAATTCGGATGCTCTTGAGGTGTTCACCTGCGACATCACGGGGATGCCGGCAGATCTGCGGCAGCGACAATTCGATCACGTGTTGGCCAACCCACCTTATTATGATCGTGCCGCGTCTGTCGCCGCACGTAACCCTGCGCGGGAAGGGGCCTTGGGCGAGGACACACCGTTGGCAGAATGGGTGCAAATCGCAGCCAAAAGACTTGCCCCAAAAGGATACGCGCATTTTATTCACCGCGCCGAGCGCTTGCCCGACATTTTTGCGGCCCTGCCCAGTGGGATGGGGTCAGTCGAAGTTTTACCAATCAGCCCCCGTGCAGGACGCGCGGCAGAACTGGTTCTGGTGCGGGCGCGCAAGAACGGGCGCGCGGCATTTCGACTGCATCCACAATTGGTTATGCATCGAGACGACGTTCACCAGGACGGCGACCGCTATGTCGACAGCGTACGTGCGGTGCTGCGCGGCGGAAAAGCCCTTGAGTTCTGA
- a CDS encoding YdcH family protein — MALTAHLETLKKKHRDMSEAVEAAQRAPGVDDLSVATMKKEKLRLKEEITRLSQ, encoded by the coding sequence ATGGCTCTTACCGCACATCTTGAGACGTTGAAGAAGAAGCACAGGGATATGAGTGAGGCTGTCGAGGCAGCTCAACGCGCTCCCGGGGTGGACGATCTAAGCGTCGCCACGATGAAAAAAGAAAAACTCCGATTGAAAGAAGAAATCACGCGATTATCGCAATAG
- the yddG gene encoding aromatic amino acid exporter YddG, with protein sequence MTRIRATAIGFIAVLLWSLLALFTVGSQPTPPLLLNTICFGIGGTVGLIWAISTGTLSQLRNVNPRVYLFGTLGLFGYHLLYFSALRLAPAAEAGLIAYLWPLLIVVFSGLLPGERLRAGHVIGAIVGFCGAALIISGGGAGLSADNLPGYGLALVAAVTWATYSVLSRRVGDAPTASVAVFCLGSALLSLPLHLLFEQTILPTTTLGWAAITGLGLGPVGLAFYVWDIGVKQGDIQLLGTSSYAAPLLSTLVLVVFGVAAPSMTLLWAALLVTGGALIAARASFKP encoded by the coding sequence ATGACCCGCATCCGCGCCACCGCAATCGGATTTATAGCAGTGTTGCTGTGGTCGTTGCTCGCTCTCTTCACCGTGGGCTCTCAGCCCACTCCGCCCCTCTTACTCAATACGATTTGCTTTGGCATCGGCGGAACCGTCGGGCTGATCTGGGCCATTTCAACCGGCACACTGAGCCAGCTGCGCAACGTAAATCCGCGTGTCTATCTCTTTGGTACTCTTGGGCTTTTTGGTTACCACCTACTGTATTTCTCCGCTCTACGGTTGGCGCCTGCCGCGGAGGCCGGGCTGATTGCGTATCTTTGGCCATTGCTTATCGTCGTCTTTTCCGGCTTGTTGCCAGGCGAACGGCTTCGGGCAGGCCATGTAATTGGGGCCATAGTCGGGTTTTGCGGGGCGGCTCTCATTATATCGGGCGGCGGCGCTGGCCTGTCTGCGGATAACCTGCCGGGCTACGGCCTCGCGCTTGTCGCGGCCGTCACATGGGCCACCTATTCCGTGCTGTCTCGCAGGGTCGGCGATGCGCCAACAGCCAGCGTAGCAGTGTTTTGCCTCGGGTCAGCGCTGCTGTCCCTACCGCTGCATCTGCTGTTTGAGCAGACGATACTGCCCACCACGACACTAGGCTGGGCCGCTATTACAGGGCTCGGGCTTGGGCCAGTTGGGCTTGCATTTTATGTTTGGGATATTGGCGTCAAGCAGGGCGACATTCAGTTGCTGGGCACCAGCTCTTACGCGGCACCTCTGTTATCTACGCTTGTTTTGGTGGTTTTCGGAGTGGCCGCCCCCAGCATGACCCTGCTTTGGGCGGCGCTTTTGGTTACCGGCGGCGCGTTGATCGCTGCGCGCGCCAGCTTTAAGCCTTGA
- a CDS encoding transcriptional regulator GcvA — translation MSDRLPPLTALRAFDAAARHMSFAKAADELNVTPAALSFQIKSLEEHLGTALFRRLNRAVELTEAGEALAPSAAEGFQTLARGWRAAQRTQDTQTLTVTAGPAFTAKWLAPRLYEFAQQHPEIELRFSASLRRMDFDRDNIDVAIRFAAKTDPGHYTLPLAEEWVTPVMTPNLASQFPTIESLKAAPFIFDDSINFLSPPVNWSVWFDQVGTPFEPLHGPRFSQADHAIDAALAGVGVVLGRRALVIKDLADGRLVAPYGIAIATGARFRFLCREGAEKRPQIAAFRDWMLAEIEKTVHLSDQFTIIRSETS, via the coding sequence ATGTCTGATCGCCTCCCTCCCCTCACCGCGCTGCGGGCCTTTGACGCTGCGGCGCGCCATATGTCTTTCGCCAAGGCTGCGGATGAGCTGAATGTGACACCCGCCGCGCTCAGCTTTCAGATTAAATCCCTAGAAGAGCATCTGGGCACAGCCCTCTTTCGCCGCCTCAATCGTGCGGTCGAGTTAACCGAAGCCGGAGAGGCGCTCGCGCCCTCGGCCGCCGAAGGGTTCCAAACCCTCGCCCGCGGTTGGCGCGCAGCCCAACGCACGCAAGACACTCAAACGCTGACCGTAACGGCAGGGCCAGCCTTTACCGCCAAATGGCTGGCCCCCCGGCTTTATGAATTTGCCCAACAACACCCCGAAATTGAGCTGCGGTTTTCGGCGTCCCTGCGCCGGATGGATTTCGACCGCGACAATATCGATGTCGCAATTAGATTTGCCGCAAAAACCGATCCAGGCCATTACACACTGCCCCTGGCCGAAGAATGGGTGACGCCCGTCATGACGCCTAATTTGGCGTCGCAGTTTCCCACAATTGAAAGCCTCAAGGCCGCACCCTTTATCTTTGACGATTCGATCAATTTTCTGTCACCACCCGTAAATTGGAGTGTGTGGTTTGATCAGGTCGGCACCCCATTTGAGCCGTTGCACGGGCCAAGGTTTTCTCAGGCCGACCATGCAATCGACGCGGCCCTCGCCGGCGTTGGTGTGGTTTTGGGCCGCCGCGCGTTGGTCATCAAAGACCTTGCAGATGGCCGGCTCGTGGCCCCTTACGGCATTGCCATCGCAACAGGCGCACGTTTTCGGTTTCTATGTCGCGAAGGCGCAGAAAAACGCCCCCAGATTGCTGCTTTTCGTGACTGGATGCTTGCCGAGATCGAAAAGACAGTGCATTTGAGCGACCAGTTTACCATCATCAGATCCGAGACATCATGA